The following are encoded in a window of Fusarium falciforme chromosome 11, complete sequence genomic DNA:
- a CDS encoding FAD-binding-3 domain-containing protein yields MESKPKAIIVGAGIAGLATAWWLDRAGWTSIIVERAASVREGGYVVSLSGCCLDTLKQMVVFDELKARSYNFDENLIKDTKGREMLRLHYADVHGGLDSFAVRRGDLADVLFKALPATASIQFDQTLETVIDDGDKVKATLKGGETIEADLLIGTDGIRSSIRNQFWKGVDCLEDLGYSYAVYDVDEKKELEASCVSFNSPGHLDVFYCLRNERLAAMHIWRGDFAHLQERDDRFGILRKVTDGGAAQVTEIIDKAEAADSAVIIDGLTMVCLPQWSKGRVLLVGDAAHCLTLLSGQGAGMALTSAEILGKALMATKGIPQALANHEKKLRPVIENLQRRSKKMATMYIPKSTWGYHFRNLVLKLLPSSWIASWHVSSAKVEMDLATVKT; encoded by the coding sequence GCCATCATTGTCGGCGCGGGAATCGCAGGCCTGGCAACAGCCTGGTGGCTCGACAGAGCTGGCTGGACCTCGATTATTGTCGAAAGAGCCGCCAGCGTGCGAGAAGGAGGCTATGTCGTCAGTCTTTCCGGCTGCTGCCTCGACACTCTCAAGCAGATGGTCGTCTTCgacgagctcaaggctcGATCGTACAACTTTGATGAAAACCTCATCAAGGACACAAAGGGCCGCGAAATGCTCCGGTTGCACTACGCTGATGTGCATGGCGGGCTGGATAGCTTTGCTGTGCGTCGAGGTGACCTTGCCGATGTCCTTTTTAAAGCCTTGCCAGCGACGGCATCTATTCAATTCGACCAGACGCTTGAAACCGTCATAGACGACGGAGACAAAGTCAAAGCAACCTTGAAAGGTGGTGAAACCATCGAGGCCGACCTCTTGATCGGCACCGACGGGATCCGCTCCTCCATCAGAAACCAGTTCTGGAAAGGCGTCGATTGTCTGGAGGACCTCGGCTACTCTTACGCGGTATACGAtgtcgacgagaagaaggagctcgaggcgtCATGTGTCTCTTTCAACAGCCCGGGACATCTCGATGTATTCTACTGTCTGCGGAATGAACGATTGGCTGCAATGCACATCTGGCGAGGCGACTTCGCCCATCTTCAAGAACGAGACGATCGTTTCGGCATTCTCCGCAAGGTCACAGATGGAGGAGCCGCGCAGGTGACCGAAATTATCGACAAGGCAGAAGCAGCTGACAGCGCTGTCATCATTGATGGCCTAACCATGGTGTGCTTGCCACAATGGTCCAAAGGGCGCGTTCTTCTCGTCGGAGACGCGGCTCACTGTCTCACGCTCCTCTCCGGTCAAGGTGCCGGCATGGCCCTCACATCTGCCGAGATCTTGGGCAAGGCATTGATGGCGACCAAGGGCATCCCACAGGCTCTCGCCAACCACGAGAAGAAGCTCCGCCCCGTCATCGAAAATCTTCAGCGCCGCAGTAAGAAGATGGCGACCATGTACATCCCAAAGAGCACCTGGGGGTATCATTTCAGAAACCTTGTGCTCAAGCTTCTGCCGAGTTCGTGGATTGCTTCGTGGCATGTGAGCAGtgccaaggtcgagatggaCCTGGCCACAGTTAAGACCTGA